A window of Plasmodium malariae genome assembly, chromosome: 12 genomic DNA:
ATGGCgataaaaaatgggaaataATACCTACGAATAATGTTCAAGGTACTAGtaagttttataaaaactttttatttaacattcCAACAGGTATGGGTAAAACGATcatatatgatattattatcattcgATTGGTTTTATACAAAAGATATAGAGCAGTTTTAAGTCTTCCAACCATTTCgttaattaatgaaaaaaatgagtattatgaaaaattgcTTGGTGATAATACTGTATCgttgaatataaaaaaatataatagctTTGATTTTACCGGTTATTCATATAGCCTTTCCACAGATATTgccatatgtacgtatgaacaagcaaatattattattaataatattattaaaaataatttaaaatgcaattatatatttatcattgatgaaatacattttataaatgacTTGACAAGAGGAATTTTCATTGAGTCTTTactaacaaaaattaaatacattcAAAAGAATTGTGGacacatatttaatattcaGACTTACGGTTTCTCAGCAACGTTGTCAAATATTGACCTGGTAAGACTTTTtcacttttcatttttgggAAAATTTCCTTGCTTGGTCATGCAGCTAGCTATTTTTTGTTCCCTTTTTTGTCAATTTTATTGTcgcttatttttattatttttatttttttttttttacattttttctgCAAATTTGATATTACTTTCATCgcattttcttattttttcatatttttttttattttttcatattttttcatatgttttcataatttttcatattttttcataatttttcatattttttcatattttttcatgttttcataatttttcatattttttcatatgttttcataatttttcatattttttcatatgttttcataatttttcataatttttcataatttttcatattttttcatatgttttcataatttttcttatttcttattattttgcaCTCTTCCCTGCCCTTCTTGCAGCTAGGCGAATGGTTAGATGCCAAGGTATACGTGAGCAAGGAGAAGTTGCAAAAGATAAAATACCTGTACAAGATAGGAAAAACTATTTATAAAGATCTACAGGAGAAGGAAATTGAAAGGGTGCTGGAAAGTCCATTCACTCTAGACCCAGATCACTTaggatatatattaagtgaAGAATTAATTTTCAAAAGGAATGTATTGATATTTTGCCCaactaaaaaaaagagcGAACAGGTTGCAACTTTCATAAGTACCATTATGCCCTGttacttgaaaaaaaaaaaatttaaaataaataataaaataattgaaaaaaggaTACACTTAATAATtgagttaaaaaaaatagcaagtATAAAAAGTGTAgacatagaaaaattaatacttaatggtattttttatcatcattCTGAATTAggaaagaaggaaaaagaaattattgaaaaatcCTTTAAAGGAAATATACTCTTTTGTCTTTGTTGCACAACAACCTTATCAGTGGGAGTCAATTTGAATGTACACACAATTCTTATTAGGAGCATAAAACTGggaaatacttttttaacaaaagaacaaatatttcaaatagcTGGTAGATGTGGAAGAACAAGGAAATTTGTTCAAATgacaaaagaaaatataaataagcaAAATTATGAAAGTAGAGACAACAGTATCAACAGTAACTTGAACAATTTTCTAGAAAGTGGATGTAAAACTCAGCTTAAGGAAAACATCTTTTTGGATAAACCTGAACATATGCAATATTATGACCTCGACTGTGATGGAAAGGTTGTCTTTTTCTTGACAACagatgataaaaattatttggaaaaaatattgtatcaTAATGAAGGGGAACACAagttaaaaaggaaaatgcaCAATTTTCAGTTGTGCAGATTTCTAGTAGAATTCATCGagttaaatttaattaaaaccAAAAGGGATTTATCTAATTTTCTCACTTGTTACACTCTcaagttttttaaaatcgGTGAAGCAGAGGAAGGGAGCTGCAGCAGGTGGAGCGACCTCGACATGCATAACAACTGTTACTCCCCAAATCCACGCAAATATAATTGCAAATATAATTGTGTAGGCAAAAAAGGTGCTATAGTggatgaaataaaagaagtcTTTCAATTTAtgtttgaaaataaattaattattataccaTTTGAGAAGGAATGGagctactactgctacttgTTTGCACgtatttataatgtaaatttGCTGAACGAGCAAAATATCTTcgattttaattttttaaatcgcTCCATTAATGTTGACATATTAATGAAGAATGATTTACCACAGAAGATGGACttgttcaaaaaattatatattcatcatCACAATAATAAACATAACGATATGcataatagaaaatatagcaatagtgataataattataattacacATTTGAACTAAAAACTAGTACTACGACTGAGGATAAACACTTTTTCTCCTTACCCTTTATTACACTTTTACTACTTTTTAAAGATAcacaatttaataaaaatttatttcaaaacCTGTTTGTTCagttcataaaatatttatttctggttaatataaatattaaacaaTACGATTTTTATGTCTACGATATGTTAAAGGACGATGATGTTATTTCATGTACTCACATATCTCCTTACGTTCATTCAGTTTGTAATTCCTTAgctttcctttttaattattcctTAATTCAATACGTATATGTTAAAGGTACTCACGTCTTatgtgaaaattttaaaaaaattaacattctTACCTGACCATTTTTGGGGCTGTTAATGCACACCTGAACGCGTGCATGTATTAACGTGTATAACTGtacacagaaaaaaaaaaaaaaaaaaaaaaaaaacacgcGCGTTATTTCCATTTGTGCATTTGCTTATTTACTCTTTTAATCCTTTACCAATTTTCTCATACTCTTTGAAGGATTTCCCATGGACATACTGCCtatcatttttgtattttgcGTAAATTCTGAAATTtcgttaaaaattaattacgCCATGTATGAAGAAATAGTAACCTCAAACAGCATCAGTGGGAATAATATAAGGAagatatttcattttttcgaCTTAAacattgaaaaattaaaaaagtttaagTTAACAAAAAGTGACGACCTACACGTAGCAtcaaagaatattttaattggGGAGTAAGGAAAGAAagctcaaaaaaaaaaaaaaaaataaaacttttcGAAATTGTTCGAAATGCATGCATTGTACAGAATTGTACGAATTATTCCAGTTGTCCCAAATTACATGAAATTTGtacacaaaaaatttattgttcCATTTCTCATTTAATCCTTGTCTCTATTCTCATAAGCATAAATATAGACCAGATATGCGAAAGCTTTgaatgggaaaaaataaaacggTTTTACTTTTCCCTGATTGTTTATGATCTGTTCAGTGAAGACATATATTCTGTGTCGAAGAagtactaaaaaaaaaaaatgaaatgaaatgaaataaatcgaaatgaaatgaaataaaatgaaatgaaatgaaataaaatgaaataaaatgaaataaatcgaaatgaaatgaaataaaatgaaataaatcgaaatgaaataaaatgaataataacaataaaaaggaaaaagggaaaaaaaaggaaaacaaaatcccaataattttatttgattaGTCCCCATTTTGCACAAAATGATACGTAATATATGTAGGACCGTTGAACATGTTAATCAGTCAGTGGCACAACTGtttcaacattttttttttttttattctttttaggTACAAATTGAAGACAAAAGAGTTGAAAAACTTATACGTGAAGAGTTGTTATAATCTTTCTTTCAACTACAAAATCCTTCGAAATTTTAAGGATTCCctgtaacaaaaaaaaaaaaaaaaaaaaaaaatgaaaattttacgataatggaaaattaaatgaatccAAGAAGTGGCAAAAAATTGcctttattttgtaatttcttaatttcttaatttctaaatttctaaatttctaaatttcttcatttcttttcatttcatttcatttttctttttttttttttttccttctgtAGGGACATATTTTGCGGTGTTTTAGAAAAGTTACTATCCAAAATGAAATCCcgaatttttccttttattacTTAACTATTGAagtcttatattttttttatcttttaatttcgttgcacatttatatacccttttatctacatatatatttgtatacacatttaaaagaaatgtaCTATATATACGGATTCAGCCGTGTGAGACACAGCTGTGTTTACGCACatgaaacatttttaatatatcactTTTTTCTCACCTTgtccttttattatttttaattttaagtattaATGTGCATgttacattataaatatcatattttgttgtgcacaatttttttttttaaaacaagaTTATGTAACACTTTTTGGTTCTTCATTCAATATTTgagtaattatattattttttttttttttttttatgtgcacatttatataacaacagtttttataattttgacTAATAGCAAAGCggggtaaaaaaaagaaaaaaaaaaagaggctGTTCACATTTGAAtcgaacaaaaaaaaaaaaaagaaaaaagaaaaacatttaaCATTTAACATTTAACATTCttagcatatatatttttttaaatagcgCAAAAATGACTTTATATCACGAAGACAAATTAGTGTTAttctgatttttttttttttttctttcgcCCTTGCGAATGTATTGCACATGAGTGTGTGTATGTGAGTGCGAGTACGGATGCACGTTGGTCTATTAATCTGTAGGTATGCTCGTCTGTATGAATGTGCgtgttatttatatgtacatctTACATGTGCTCGTAGGTCTTTACAAAGCAGAATTTTCCTTCGGGGCTTGCTCAAAAAAGTTCACAATTTTTGCCTgacttgttcatatttttttatttgtagcTTATTTCCAGCTAgctaaatgaaaaaaaaaaaaaaaaaattaaattaaaaaaatataaaaaagtagaaTAATAGTGTAATATAGTAACAGtgtaacataatataaaaaaggggaTAAGGGAGTAGAATCGCCAATTTATGTACACCATTTGTATAGGTTAAAGACACCCGAAAATGAGTAAATGGAGTTCactaaaaagtaaaatagtGTGGCCTAATGAATTCGTTTATGTAATTGAGAATGAAGGATATGATAACAAATATGGTCATAgttatattgtaaaatataatggaaatatagtacataaaaattttaaaaagagatTACATAAAGTAGAAAAGTTACTGAAGgttacaaataatatatgtcaGGATttagaggaaaaaaataatcaataCGATTCCGACGGTCTCGAATATGACAACAATGTTTCAGAAGAAATTAATAATGCAAatcaaatattattaagattaaatgataaaaaggaatttattaatgataaactttctaaaattaatactattgatgaaaaatatgatataataataaaagaagagCCTTGTTATATATTTCGCCTGGATTTGCCTTATCTTAACGTGGAAGAGGATTATTTAATCGCgtctttgaaaaaaaagtattttcaTGAATATTACATGaacagaaaaaagaaagggaATCATTATTcaggtaaaaataaatcacgaggaaaagaaaaagagaaagagaaagTGAAGGAATATAAAacctatttatataatataaaaataatggaatgtGAGGAAAGCATAGTAGGTAATagagaatttattttttccgaAGCAAACTCTGAACATCTCAAAATAAATACTCTTATTAATGAAGGAAAAAGCATACGAAGTGCACTATACGAGTACAAGGGCTACTGTCTCGATTCGCTTAGCGACGAAGAGGATAATGAAGAAGATAACGAGGCGGATGACAAAGGAACACACCCAAATAATGGACAATCACCTGAACAAGTCaggaaaaaggaagaacAAATGAACGGCCAAAATAAGAAAGAAATAACTTATGAAACGTTATGCATTCTGCCCTACTGtgacataataaaattaaaaaaaaaagaatttaacaCAGAGAATACTGTTGCCGGATTTCTAACCCCATATCTCCTCAACGGAAATGTGAggaaatatattgaaaatattcatcagtatataaaatataagattGATGATgagattattttaaaaaatttaactaatattataaaattaatggcttttttaaaagaaaaaagtttatTCCATGGAAATATAAAACCGAGTAACCTTTTCATTAGTAACAATGGtcttcatttattaatagGAAACTTTATTCCTAaattgaaattattaaattattatttttatgttatacaTATGAGAAGAAAAATACCAAGGTATATATCACCAGAACTACttgcatatttaaaaaaaaaaagaattatatctAAAAGTAGGATGAAGCAAAACAAACATATAGATaagttcttttttaaaaacgaTGTATTCTGCTTAggtttatctttttattatattataactatGAAAGAGGATATACTATACTATATTGACAATCCTCATGTTTTTCAATTTAATGTGGACAGTGCACAATCGTTTATTACAAGACCAgaattgttttttcttttaaagcATATGTTAACTTATGAACACAAGCAACGACCCGATTGGCCCGCTTTGGCCATAATGGTCAATCAGATCAGGGGAAGCAGGAAATTAAAAGGTAATTAACATGGAGGAGGTGCAGCATAACAGCGGTGCAACCGCCAACCGTTGTACCCCATATGCGTTTTGCACACACGACGTATGTCTATTGCTAGAACATTAGCAGTGCTATCAGGATTAGAAGCAGGATTAATATAGTGTATCCATATAGCCGCATTAAGCACTCTACTCAATTAGCAGTTGCTATATTACAATTCCCTTTTACTTTTTGGCACACCATTTGTCCACGTAAAGCTTTATATTTGCCTAAATTTTTCAGTTTAAAAAGACTTTGTATTAAGttaaattttaaacaaaatatgtgcatataataaaaaatgtgtatgTGTTTTGTCCTTTCGTGTgcaagaattatatatttttccgcTTTTTACAAAATGTAAACACATATAATTGGCCTAGTGGCAAAGTGTTAATACAATTCTAACTCTTCGATCAATCgacatatatgcacataataCAAGAAGTACGAACAAGCTACCCACCAGTGGGCATGGGGGGGATGTGAACTACAGTTAGAGGACAATAAAAATCGCCAACAAATAGGTACACACAATTGTGctagtgtatatataaatacatacacataaatacatatatacatgtatatacatacatacatgtacacacatacttatacatacatacttgtacatgcatacctacatacatacatatacatacatacttgtacatgcatacttatacgtacatacttgtacatgcatacttatacgtacatacttgtacatgcatacctacatacatacatacatacatatacatatacacatacatacttgTACATGCACACTTATACGTACatacctacatatatattcatatacatgtatacacacTTACCCGCTACAGAGTCGTTAAAACTTATGatcaattaaaaagaaatattttatatctcATGTTTGGATTCTCTCAAATGGGTATTTGTATAAATACGTAAGTGGGCATGCATAGATAATCATCGTTAAAATAACAGATGTAAGAGggtatatgtaaatgaaaatgtGAGCTAGCTTATTCTTGTTTAATTATTCGAGGTTACATCCTTTTGGAAGttctttctatttttaaaattgttaaaaggctttctgttaaaattttttccatCGCCCTTATTGTTCTTAAAGTTATTGCTGTTGTTGTTGCTGTAGTTGTTGTTGTagttgttactattattgcCATTATTATGCCTGTAGCTGTTTCCATTGGTATTGTTATCATTATCGTTATTTACGTCATTGTTTCCCTCTGTTTGTTCGTTCCCATTGAAGTTTCCCCTGTGTGTGCTGAAGTACCTGCCATTTTTGCCTCTGTTATCATTTTTGTGTCCACCTCTATCAtcgtttcttttttcatttccattaataaatttgttaaaattaaaatttttttttcctgcgAATCCCTTTCCTGCTTGCCCCTGATTTGGACCTGCCCTATTCTTATTAAACccagaattattattattaaatttgttcatgttattaaaactatagttgttattattatcataagacgaataattattattatttaacataatGGATACACGGACATAACTATTATTCATTAGATGACCATCTCGTTCTATTGCTTTTAGACAACTAGCTAAACTATCAAATTCTACAAAGacttttgtattattattaataaaatgtatattgtTAATTAACCCACAATTATccaaaaattttcttatatctTCTTCtgatgtatttttttctacatatgatataagtattttattttggacatacttattttcaaaaaatttaacaggtattcctttaaatttttcacttgtttttcttaataacaaatcttttatttttctatctgtacaatatataaaagcaGAATTGTTATAtcgaataatatatatatatatgtcttcTTCCACATAATTATCAGCTACAATaccttttataaattttcttacATCATCTTCTTCTGTATCTCtactaatattaattaagGTTAAGAGATATTCCCCTTGATCCTTTTCACTACTATTATTCATACCTAATTCATTCTGTGCAATGTTTTTACTATTACccttattaatattgttattattactgttactattgTTCACCTTctgctttttattattttctaaatttggGCCtgctttttccttttttcttttatttttaccaaCCACGTTTTTCTCTTGCCTTTTTTGCTCCTCTTCTTCGTCCGTTTCTGTGTCCTCGTCTGTGTCCTCATCGGTATCCTCTTCTGCATCCTTTTCTGCATCTTCTTCTGCATCTTCTTCTGCATCTACTTTTGCATTTACTTCTTTATCCGAATCCGAATCGGCGTCTGAATCTGAATCAGAATCTGAATCAGAATCTGAGTCCGAATCAGAatcttcctttttcttctGTACCTTCTTTTTCTCTGCTTTCTTTCCACTACCTCCTGCCACTGTGCCTACTGATGTTTTTGCAACTACTGCAGCTGTAGCTGATGATACTTTTGCCGCAGTTTTTGGTGCTTCTTTTGCCGCTCCCTTTGCCACTCCTTTTGCCAGTACTTTTGGTGcctcttttttcttctgcTCTTCTTCATCCGAATCCGAATCGGAATCTGAGTCTGAATCTGAGTCAGAATCTGAATCTGAGTCCGAGTcagcttctttttttttcttttctgtaACATTTGTTTTGTTGGAAACAGGTTCAACTTTTTCTTCTATGTCCTTGTCATTATCACTGTCGTCTGAATCATCATCACTGTCATCTGAAGAATCCGACGATTCTGATAcaacttcttttttcttttttgctttaccttttttcgctttttttttattccttcctcctaaaatattatgttttgcTTCTGAGTCAGCAGCTGTAGATTCAGTCACTTTGCTTTCAATTTTGTTATCATCATCTGTAAGGTACGGAGAAACGAGTAagaaatgtacatataagaAAGGagcatacaaaaaaaaaaaaaaaaatatatgtacacatttacatttacattttgGTTAACAATACACTAAAACGTTCATACACTTCATGgcgtacttttttttttttttttttttttttttaactacaTCAAGGAATGTGCAATCATACACAAAAGAGAAACAAACAacaacagaaaaaaaaaaaaaaaaaaaaggaaagaaagaaagaaaaataaaacaaagtaGAACAATACAACGCAATAATACACAATAGAAAATTCCAcctatgcatacatacataaatgtaacacggataaaaaaaaatatatatttttttttttttttcagtgaTCTTGGTGAAATAGCAAAAACTCATCAAATTATTTTGTcagtatttcttttttcatcataaaaaaaaaaaaaaataatatttcttatttgcACATACatgttataaaataacaaaacacAAAATGATGACtttttgagaaaaaaaataaaataaattaactaCGTTAGGAAGTAACTACGTTAGGAAGTAACTACGTGTGGAAGTAGCAACGTAATGAAGTAGCAACGTAATGAAGTAACAACGTAATGAAGTAACAAAAACATTCCTCGCTTAAATTTTGCACATAAACTAACCTGCTTGGTCTTTTTTTTCGCTTATTTTATCTTCCTTCGGTTTgctctttttaaataaatttagggccatttttttcatttctttataaaataaaacgtaATTGTGTAGTTCAAAAGAGCTAAACAGTAGCTGCTCAACCGTCGATATTCAGTAATGTTATAACTATTATACGTATTAATTTTGTAGAGTAATGAAAATGTAcgttatttataataacagATTTGTATGATATTTGTTAAATGGgcttataaaaattaatttgtttctataaaaagtattttattatataataagaaaaaaaaaaaaaaattaaataatacatacaagcaaaattttacataatttatacaagcaaaattacataatttatacaaGCAAAATTGCATATAATAAACACGTAAAATGAATGTCCTTTCAattgttttcatttatatatgtatattttataaattacaaacgctcaaaaaattaaatgaagatAAGAAACACAAcgcgtatatatatctattgatttattttatataaagtaataggctttttgtttttaaaaatcagTACTAAAATATTAACTGCTTATTTAAAAATCGATACGATGATCTTCGCAAAATGATTACgatgaattttaaaaaaatgaaaattatatattgtcAAAAATAGTAGAACGTAAATTATTACTTGTTCaggtaaaattaaaaaatttatatgaaacaTGTGCTATGcgatatgtatacgtatatatatgtataaatataaattaagaaaatgtaAAGTTGCGTTGTATACGTTTTACTGTTGATTTGCAAttgcatatttataataatatgttcaTTATAATTAAGCATACAGATAAATATGTTACTcctacataaatatatacttaaatatttatatatatatatatatatatatatatatatttaagtatatatgaatgaatgtttgtatacatgtatgaatgtatgtatgaatgtatgtaGGCATGAATGTATGAACGTATGAATGCATGAATGTATGAACGTATGAATGCatgaatgtatgtatgtatttatatatttatgtagttatgtatgaatgtatgtataattcGAATGGGGATTAAAAGTAACGACCCAGTATAAAGGATAATGCAACAACAACCAGTGCTTTGTTTAAACACTCAAATTTGTTTGAATATAAggctgtaaaaaaaaaaaaaaaattgagtttactatttattttacgctcatatattatatatatatatatatatgaatacatttatacatactgAATACTTACTATTCGTGAGTGTATGCATggttccttcttttttttcctcaagttttataaaaacatcaACAATATTCCCGCTGGTTTGGGGCCTTTCTTTTGATAATGCATTAAAAAGGtgctatttaaaaaaattttaaaaacaacaGAGGAATTGAATATTATTACAGGGTTGTTATATCACACGTGTTATACAGTAACCTTGTGCAATGTTATGCAAGAGTACTCTACATCACTGCGTGATTACTGTTTTGACATTTTTTTCTGACCatcaacaaaaataaaaagaggtTATGCACTTAAGGAATAAAAACTTTTATGCTATACGAGGAAACCCCTTTGGTACCCCCCACATTGTCAATGttttatgtgcatatatatatatatatatatatatatatatacatatatatatatattattactgtttttatatgtacatatacaaaaaataaaaaaaaagttgtaAAAAAAAGCTTTCTAAAAGCTTCTTACCAATgtgaacattttaaaattcatattcaggaaaaaataaaaattaacgaatgttctactttttttaatttcatatgtatggattaactaaaaaaaataaagaaaagagaaaaaatagtactatcatatataacaataaaagaATGTGAAAAAAAGGTATTGCAGTATTTTAAATTTGCATTTCACAGTAATAGTATTAACATGTTCAGAAAAATAGTGAAACAAcgaaacatttaaaaaatataaaaaaaaaaaaaaaaaacagagaaaataaagttatatctgaacatataaaaaaataagtatatgttAGTCttctttacattttattgGTATAAAGCACCAAATGTTCCACTTCACCATTTTTGAAActaaataattcatatagataaacataaacatgcaaaagagaaaaaaaaaaaaaaaaaaaggagcagAGTTTTCTACGTGTTcttagtaaatataataatatgcgtcttttaaaattacatttaagaattataaaatctCGATTTGTTCGAATATGACAAATGTCTCTCTAGTTATTGATGACTGATGCCCGTATG
This region includes:
- the PmUG01_12033700 gene encoding RNA-binding protein, putative — its product is MKKMALNLFKKSKPKEDKISEKKDQADDDNKIESKVTESTAADSEAKHNILGGRNKKKAKKGKAKKKKEVVSESSDSSDDSDDDSDDSDNDKDIEEKVEPVSNKTNVTEKKKKEADSDSDSDSDSDSDSDSDSDSDEEEQKKKEAPKVLAKGVAKGAAKEAPKTAAKVSSATAAVVAKTSVGTVAGGSGKKAEKKKVQKKKEDSDSDSDSDSDSDSDSDADSDSDKEVNAKVDAEEDAEEDAEKDAEEDTDEDTDEDTETDEEEEQKRQEKNVVGKNKRKKEKAGPNLENNKKQKVNNSNSNNNNINKGNSKNIAQNELGMNNSSEKDQGEYLLTLINISRDTEEDDVRKFIKGIVADNYVEEDIYIYIIRYNNSAFIYCTDRKIKDLLLRKTSEKFKGIPVKFFENKYVQNKILISYVEKNTSEEDIRKFLDNCGLINNIHFINNNTKVFVEFDSLASCLKAIERDGHLMNNSYVRVSIMLNNNNYSSYDNNNNYSFNNMNKFNNNNSGFNKNRAGPNQGQAGKGFAGKKNFNFNKFINGNEKRNDDRGGHKNDNRGKNGRYFSTHRGNFNGNEQTEGNNDVNNDNDNNTNGNSYRHNNGNNSNNYNNNYSNNNSNNFKNNKGDGKNFNRKPFNNFKNRKNFQKDVTSNN
- the PmUG01_12033600 gene encoding protein kinase, putative gives rise to the protein MSKWSSLKSKIVWPNEFVYVIENEGYDNKYGHSYIVKYNGNIVHKNFKKRLHKVEKLLKVTNNICQDLEEKNNQYDSDGLEYDNNVSEEINNANQILLRLNDKKEFINDKLSKINTIDEKYDIIIKEEPCYIFRLDLPYLNVEEDYLIASLKKKYFHEYYMNRKKKGNHYSGKNKSRGKEKEKEKVKEYKTYLYNIKIMECEESIVGNREFIFSEANSEHLKINTLINEGKSIRSALYEYKGYCLDSLSDEEDNEEDNEADDKGTHPNNGQSPEQVRKKEEQMNGQNKKEITYETLCILPYCDIIKLKKKEFNTENTVAGFLTPYLLNGNVRKYIENIHQYIKYKIDDEIILKNLTNIIKLMAFLKEKSLFHGNIKPSNLFISNNGLHLLIGNFIPKLKLLNYYFYVIHMRRKIPRYISPELLAYLKKKRIISKSRMKQNKHIDKFFFKNDVFCLGLSFYYIITMKEDILYYIDNPHVFQFNVDSAQSFITRPELFFLLKHMLTYEHKQRPDWPALAIMVNQIRGSRKLKGN
- the PmUG01_12033500 gene encoding helicase, putative, with the translated sequence MTTLTLKQNKMEKRANPLICHRRLGIYKKKIYKHNHQLIYVSLSGLIYTNSYKDIVQLDNDILNELKISKTGNNSSINEVKRLYRSVNGMNSDTTYFNYGEKNFEYYCVPPSIIKEYNNLGVYELYKEQAQCLREIFLNEDFEHNLKKKKSEIEIDEKEMDNIDIILKSGFFFPFEILKEKSAQWEYLRNTEINEYDGDKKWEIIPTNNVQGTSKFYKNFLFNIPTGMGKTIIYDIIIIRLVLYKRYRAVLSLPTISLINEKNEYYEKLLGDNTVSLNIKKYNSFDFTGYSYSLSTDIAICTYEQANIIINNIIKNNLKCNYIFIIDEIHFINDLTRGIFIESLLTKIKYIQKNCGHIFNIQTYGFSATLSNIDLLGEWLDAKVYVSKEKLQKIKYLYKIGKTIYKDLQEKEIERVLESPFTLDPDHLGYILSEELIFKRNVLIFCPTKKKSEQVATFISTIMPCYLKKKKFKINNKIIEKRIHLIIELKKIASIKSVDIEKLILNGIFYHHSELGKKEKEIIEKSFKGNILFCLCCTTTLSVGVNLNVHTILIRSIKLGNTFLTKEQIFQIAGRCGRTRKFVQMTKENINKQNYESRDNSINSNLNNFLESGCKTQLKENIFLDKPEHMQYYDLDCDGKVVFFLTTDDKNYLEKILYHNEGEHKLKRKMHNFQLCRFLVEFIELNLIKTKRDLSNFLTCYTLKFFKIGEAEEGSCSRWSDLDMHNNCYSPNPRKYNCKYNCVGKKGAIVDEIKEVFQFMFENKLIIIPFEKEWSYYCYLFARIYNVNLLNEQNIFDFNFLNRSINVDILMKNDLPQKMDLFKKLYIHHHNNKHNDMHNRKYSNSDNNYNYTFELKTSTTTEDKHFFSLPFITLLLLFKDTQFNKNLFQNLFVQFIKYLFLVNINIKQYDFYVYDMLKDDDVISCTHISPYVHSVCNSLAFLFNYSLIQYVYVKGFPMDILPIIFVFCVNSEISLKINYAMYEEIVTSNSISGNNIRKIFHFFDLNIEKLKKFKLTKSDDLHVASKNILIGDINIDQICESFEWEKIKRFYFSLIVYDLFSEDIYSVSKKYKLKTKELKNLYVKSCYNLSFNYKILRNFKDSLDIFCGVLEKLLSKMKSRIFPFIT